One window of the Montipora foliosa isolate CH-2021 chromosome 4, ASM3666993v2, whole genome shotgun sequence genome contains the following:
- the LOC138000508 gene encoding carbohydrate sulfotransferase 1-like — MFKRRFRRFRRCLVPAFFFASMLMSLFSAYIFLSLYINMPGPQVKKQGVAEGDTRVHFLGIRQDQYLGSKSLREQSEGNKSGKRQNLIIVAHGRSGSSFTGNIFNHHPKVFYLFEPYQTAERIHGKVDPFDKDYEEKSLEWMNGVLQCNFVSDRYVQDLDHYYRVRGRNTRETQASVALSSPPFCSYNTSDSLWTIETCQSNFDKRMLEQACRTKYSMTVVKALFGRMPQMNIKHLIKMCDSSSEFDCKILFLVRDPRGIIPSSQAVNFFRDKDRIGLAKTREFAYLNCKGTEENLDILRTLTPRWRKRIKLLRYEDLVLNPSENLPQILEFADLPMDEGLSKWFYLATHKGETNEVQKAHPWREDSAEGANRWRWKVMPYDITVIEHYCQHVMKLLGYKRLNLSYEIQRNTSFSLLEENFEAAQWLME; from the coding sequence ATGTTTAAACGAAGATTTCGACGATTTCGCCGTTGCTTAGTACCGGCTTTCTTCTTTGCATCGATGTTGATGTCTCTCTTTTCCGCTTATATTTTTTTATCTCTTTACATTAACATGCCCGGCCCACAGGTTAAAAAGCAAGGGGTCGCTGAAGGCGATACGCGAGTCCACTTTCTTGGTATACGACAAGATCAATATCTTGGAAGTAAGAGCCTTCGAGAACAAAGTGAGGGAAACAAAAGTGGAAAACGacaaaatttgatcatagtcgCTCACGGTCGCTCTGGTTCGTCCTTCACGGGCAATATATTCAATCACCACCCTAAGGTGTTTTATTTATTCGAACCGTATCAAACAGCGGAACGTATCCATGGCAAAGTAGACCCGTTCGACAAGGACTATGAGGAGAAAAGCTTGGAATGGATGAACGGCGTGCTACAGTGTAATTTCGTGTCAGATAGGTATGTTCAAGATTTAGATCATTACTACAGAGTGAGGGGAAGAAATACTCGTGAAACCCAAGCTAGCGTTGCTTTATCATCGCCACCATTTTGTTCCTACAACACTTCTGATTCATTATGGACAATTGAAACCTGCCAAAGCAATTTCGATAAAAGAATGTTGGAGCAGGCTTGTAGAACGAAATATAGCATGACGGTGGTCAAAGCTCTATTCGGTCGAATGCCTCAAATGAATATTAAACACTTGATTAAAATGTGTGACTCATCGAGTGAATTTGATTGCAAGATACTATTCCTGGTCCGCGATCCTCGAGGGATCATTCCGTCTTCTCAAGCGGTGAACTTTTTTCGCGATAAGGACAGAATTGGTCTAGCAAAGACAAGAGAGTTCGCGTACTTAAACTGCAAAGGAACCGAGGAAAATCTCGACATCCTAAGGACGTTGACCCCGAGGTGGAGAAAGCGAATCAAATTATTGCGTTATGAGGACTTGGTGCTGAACCCTTCGGAAAATCTTCCGCAAATATTAGAATTTGCAGATCTCCCTATGGATGAGGGCTTGagcaaatggttttatttagCGACTCACAAAGGTGAGACAAATGAAGTACAGAAAGCTCATCCGTGGCGCGAAGATTCCGCTGAAGGTGCTAATAGATGGAGATGGAAAGTCATGCCGTATGACATCACAGTCATTGAACATTACTGCCAACATGTTATGAAATTGTTGGGGTATAAACGACTGAATCTTTCGTATGAAATACAGCGAAATACTAGTTTTAGTCTTCTTGAAGAAAACTTTGAAGCTGCTCAATGGCTAATGGAGTGA
- the LOC138000509 gene encoding vascular endothelial growth factor D-like: MKAVLTFTCLCVAFANGLQLGQMKLKVPSDLSRVMADVTSLEEFLRAMSVDPDIISYLSEGDGAQAPVHLGKILPELDASDLPQVLLDSAPCKGRPEPVEVPQPREPNSLNFPLFVNLHRCRGACTDRPFETSCEAAETQDLALFVSKVTWPSGSSSLSELIQKLTLVRVTNHTKCGCQCTVKPEECDKRTQIYSKENCRCECKPGVKSCPIRYVWHPEKCQCVCEPSAIQRRCKKRFQFDHGSCKCVCSKRPCKNRKKVRDPSDCHCKCPRFNCLRGMVQDRQTCDCIERG; the protein is encoded by the exons ATGAAGGCAGTTTTAACTTTCACTTGTTTGTGTGTCGCGTTCGCCAACGGACTACAG TTGGGACAGATGAAATTAAAAGTGCCATCCGATTTGAGCCGTGTCATGGCAGATGTGACGTCTTTGGAGGAGTTTTTGCGTGCAATGTCAGTAGATCCGGACATCATTTCATATCTTAGCGAAGGTGATGGAG cacAGGCACCTGTCCATTTGGGCAAAATTTTGCCTGAATTGGATGCTTCTGATCTTCCGCAAGTGCTTCTTGACAGTGCACCATGCAAGGGACGACCTGAACCCGTTGAAGTTCCTCAGCCTAGAGAACCGAATAGTTTGAATTTTCCTTTGTTCGTGAACTTGCATCGTTGTCGGGGAGCGTGCACTGATAGACCATTCGAAACAAGTTGCGAAGCAGCAG AAACACAAGACCTTGCCCTTTTTGTAAGCAAAGTGACTTGGCCTTCTGGTTCATCCAGCTTAAGTGAATTAATACAGAAACTCACTCTAGTCCGCGTGACAAACCATACTAAGTGTGGGTGCCAGTGCACAGTGAAGCCAGAGGAGTGTGACAAAAGAACCCAGATTTACTCCAAAGAAAACTGTCGATGTGAGTGCAAACCAGGCGTTAAATCATGTCCCATCAGGTATGTGTGGCATCCGGAAAAATGTCAGTGTGTCTGCGAACCCTCGGCGATTCAAAGACGTTGCAAGAAGCGTTTCCAGTTTGACCACGGAAGTTGCAAATGTGTATGCAGCAAGAGACCTTGCAAGAATAGAAAGAAGGTGCGAGATCCTAGCGATTGTCACTGCAAATGCCCACGATTCAATTGTCTTCGTGGAATGGTCCAGGATCGCCAAACTTGTGATTGCATTGAGAGAGGTTGA